A stretch of the Cytobacillus sp. IB215665 genome encodes the following:
- a CDS encoding endonuclease/exonuclease/phosphatase family protein: MLTMSFNILADRRTWRNRRDGIINKIIDINPDIVGLQEAMSTQRRDLEAGLSGMYDLIRFNIPVNYGNPILIRSNRFIILDSGFVEAAQCGNTRYITWLLLREVDSNEEFYFYNNHYCVSPTSSKEDHAIELVSLINQHQVGNNNRHAIVVGDFNATRNNAIMEYLIDQIPLDGTPNPMNLVDTWDVANQSVPKPSTTERGAAIDWVLTLSGTTVTEATVDNSEGFSDHFPVTATFTL; this comes from the coding sequence ATGTTAACAATGAGCTTCAATATACTAGCTGATAGAAGAACTTGGAGAAATCGTAGGGATGGTATTATTAATAAAATAATAGACATTAATCCTGATATAGTAGGGCTTCAAGAAGCTATGTCAACACAAAGAAGAGATTTAGAAGCAGGGTTATCTGGCATGTATGATTTAATTCGATTTAATATACCAGTTAATTATGGTAATCCGATATTAATAAGGAGTAATCGATTTATTATTTTAGACTCTGGTTTTGTTGAAGCTGCGCAATGTGGCAACACGCGATATATAACTTGGTTATTGTTAAGAGAAGTTGATTCGAATGAAGAGTTTTATTTTTATAATAATCATTATTGTGTAAGCCCTACTTCGAGTAAAGAGGATCATGCAATTGAATTAGTTTCTCTGATTAATCAACATCAAGTAGGAAATAACAATCGTCATGCTATTGTTGTAGGAGATTTTAATGCAACAAGAAATAATGCTATTATGGAATATTTAATAGATCAAATACCGTTAGATGGTACACCAAATCCAATGAATCTAGTAGATACATGGGATGTAGCAAATCAAAGTGTTCCAAAACCATCAACAACAGAACGTGGAGCGGCGATTGATTGGGTTCTTACTCTTTCAGGCACAACAGTTACAGAAGCTACAGTAGATAACTCTGAGGGATTTTCTGACCATTTTCCTGTTACTGCAACGTTTACTTTGTGA
- a CDS encoding family 16 glycosylhydrolase gives MKKLLTFLLCLLISIPTLSSASRAESQINVQAAISSEWNLVWSDEFNGNEIDRTKWTYDFGNYLVDENGNVNTDAPGWGNNEEQYYTDAPGNSYINNGNLVIEAKQEQISDEYGTYDYTSAKLKTKGLFGQKYGKFEARIKSPKGNGLWPAFWLLPTDNVYGPWPASGEIDIMEASGGKPNEASGTIHYGGLWPIREYTGKAYHFPEGGAITDFHTYSVEWEPGEIRWYVDGNLYQTLNNWFSLNAAEELNPFPAPFDQEFYIILNLAVGGQFTENPDDPTAFPGKMEIDYVRVYEATGDNSCSPTVDGNFDFSCGLSEWSPYVHHDTVAQILAENEEAKVVISEQGNEEWSVILEKKGLNLQQDQDYHVSFDARSTSDRDMVVSIENSQYNRYLSETINLSSNMKNYSFQMTMPQSDEVSLKLLMGKYGAGAHNIFIDNVVIEPIGESLIKNGDFATNDHFWTAWWGDQWTGVAEGTKSVANGELAIEMQTVGNVAYSPQVYQNGIEFKNGELYTVTFDARSNTPRKMNVNIGKELTTDPWFIPYANTEIIDLTTDMQTFTYSFQMTEQTYTNGKVVFELGNIEGGNAPTTVYIDNVSIVQQ, from the coding sequence ATGAAAAAATTACTAACTTTTTTATTATGCTTACTAATTAGTATCCCTACTCTAAGTTCTGCAAGCAGAGCAGAAAGTCAAATTAATGTACAAGCAGCAATCAGCTCTGAATGGAATCTTGTGTGGAGCGACGAATTTAATGGAAATGAGATTGACAGGACGAAATGGACTTATGATTTCGGAAACTATCTTGTTGATGAAAATGGTAATGTCAATACTGACGCACCTGGTTGGGGAAATAATGAAGAGCAATATTATACAGATGCTCCCGGGAATTCATATATTAATAATGGCAATCTAGTTATTGAAGCAAAGCAAGAGCAAATATCTGATGAATATGGTACATATGACTATACATCCGCCAAGCTTAAAACAAAGGGATTATTTGGACAAAAATATGGGAAATTTGAAGCGAGAATAAAATCCCCAAAAGGAAATGGATTGTGGCCAGCGTTTTGGCTTCTTCCAACTGATAATGTCTATGGACCATGGCCTGCTTCTGGTGAAATTGATATAATGGAAGCTTCGGGAGGTAAACCAAATGAAGCTTCAGGTACGATACATTATGGTGGTTTATGGCCAATAAGAGAATACACAGGTAAAGCATATCATTTCCCTGAAGGTGGAGCTATTACAGACTTCCATACTTATTCAGTCGAATGGGAACCTGGAGAAATTCGTTGGTATGTTGACGGGAATTTATATCAAACGTTAAACAACTGGTTTAGCCTAAATGCGGCTGAGGAACTGAATCCATTTCCAGCACCGTTTGACCAAGAATTCTATATCATTCTAAATCTAGCAGTAGGAGGCCAATTTACAGAAAACCCAGATGATCCAACTGCGTTTCCAGGTAAAATGGAGATTGACTATGTGCGCGTATATGAAGCCACGGGCGATAATAGTTGCAGTCCGACTGTAGATGGGAACTTTGACTTTTCTTGTGGTTTAAGCGAATGGTCACCATATGTGCATCATGATACAGTAGCTCAAATATTAGCGGAAAATGAAGAAGCTAAAGTTGTTATTTCTGAGCAAGGTAACGAAGAATGGAGCGTAATATTAGAGAAAAAAGGGTTAAATTTACAACAAGACCAGGATTATCATGTGTCCTTCGATGCAAGATCAACAAGTGATAGGGATATGGTCGTTTCTATAGAGAACTCACAATATAATAGATACTTGAGTGAAACAATTAATTTATCTAGCAATATGAAAAATTACAGCTTTCAAATGACAATGCCACAATCTGATGAAGTCAGTCTAAAATTATTAATGGGGAAATATGGTGCAGGTGCACATAATATTTTCATAGATAATGTAGTTATTGAACCAATCGGAGAAAGCCTTATAAAAAATGGTGACTTTGCTACAAATGATCATTTTTGGACAGCATGGTGGGGAGATCAATGGACGGGTGTTGCAGAAGGAACTAAATCAGTTGCAAATGGTGAATTAGCAATTGAAATGCAAACAGTTGGTAATGTAGCTTATTCTCCACAAGTGTACCAAAATGGTATTGAATTTAAAAACGGTGAATTGTATACGGTTACATTTGATGCTAGAAGTAATACACCAAGAAAGATGAATGTTAATATCGGTAAAGAACTTACAACAGATCCATGGTTTATACCGTATGCCAATACAGAAATTATTGATTTAACAACCGACATGCAGACATTTACCTACTCCTTCCAGATGACAGAACAAACATATACTAACGGAAAGGTAGTATTTGAGCTAGGAAATATCGAGGGAGGAAATGCTCCTACAACAGTTTATATCGATAACGTATCTATCGTACAACAATAA
- a CDS encoding RNA polymerase sigma factor — protein MKRDNVAKDILHLYDLYCGRIFKFIFVLTNDYYIAQDLTYDTFMKVNNSYYQLKKQEKVETWLFQIAHNISINYIRRKKLNVVERIRLSSNGKEVAPSIENTIIINEDFKELYQALIKLKPSYREVIILRKVEELSIKETSEILGWKESKVTTTLSRALKELQKKLEAGGYVYEQSS, from the coding sequence ATGAAGAGAGATAATGTCGCTAAAGATATTCTTCATCTTTATGATCTATACTGTGGTCGGATTTTTAAATTTATTTTTGTACTTACTAATGACTACTATATTGCACAAGACTTAACCTATGATACATTTATGAAAGTGAATAACTCATATTATCAGTTAAAAAAACAAGAAAAAGTTGAAACCTGGTTATTTCAAATTGCTCATAATATTTCTATTAATTATATTAGAAGGAAGAAATTGAATGTAGTTGAGCGCATAAGGCTATCTTCAAATGGGAAGGAAGTTGCACCCTCAATAGAGAATACAATCATTATTAATGAAGATTTTAAAGAATTGTACCAAGCTCTTATTAAGCTGAAACCATCATACCGTGAAGTTATTATTCTTAGAAAGGTAGAAGAATTATCAATTAAAGAAACTAGTGAAATTTTAGGATGGAAAGAAAGTAAAGTGACAACTACATTATCTAGGGCCCTAAAAGAACTTCAAAAGAAACTAGAAGCAGGTGGATATGTATATGAGCAATCTTCCTAA